The DNA window TCCCCATCTATCCAAAGAAGGGTTGACCCAGCTCTGACATCTGAGGATTCTGAGGGGTACTCAAGAACCAACAGCTACTTTACTGACCTCTTTGTGACACTCATACAGCAGGCAATGAATGGTCTGCTCTAACTTCAGCTGAGTTGTAAGCTGGATAAGGACTGAGAAGACACAATAACATTACTAATCAGAAGACAACCCATGGCCCAGAGTTCATTTTTCATAGTCCTTCTAATCAAAGTCATTTGCTTGTGGTAATCGGCATTAGTCTTTTCTATCTCCCCCATTCTTCACTGTTTTTTTATCAATGGTTGACAACTAGGctatacattagaatcacctaggaagcttaaaaaaaaaaaaactaacacccaagtcccaccccagaccaattaaatcagaatctctagatAAAGGGTCTAAGCATCTGGATACTTTTTTAGTTTCCCAGGTAAGTCTATTGTGAAGCCAAGGTTGAAAACTACTATGTTATTTCTACCTTTTTCCTTCCTCGGAATTTGCTACttcatatatgaaaaaaacagaattaggAGTTAGTTCCTGTGCCAATAATTGCCCTTCTATACAATTGTTTGTGATACTTCTGCTGGTGTCTTTGAGGAGGAGTAAAGAAGAGGCTGGCTCTACAAGTCTGGGGAAAGCTGCAGACTAGATCTGACTGCTGCTGAGGGAAGGCTCTGCCACCTCCAGGGTAactcacacactcacagaaaCAGGACAACACTCACAGAAACAGGAAGCCAGGAAGCAAACAGGAAAGAGTAAGGAAGGAGCAAGTCCTTCTCCCTCTAGCTTTGCAATCTCCATCTAGTATCCACCACCTCAGTGAAGTTCCTGGGATCTGATGAGGGTTCTGCAAGCTATGCTGGTACCaaccaggagcagatggctttaGGATTATAGCCCTACTCAAGAGTGGTCTTGAGGAAAATGGTGAAGGGAaatctccccacccctgccagtcGTCGGACCTTCGAGGGGTACATCTGTTTGTCCACATTCTCTAGACTGAGAGGTGGGCAAAAGTACATACAGATCATATTGACTTATCTGTCACAGCTAGCAGTTACAGCTGCTAACTGCGTGCCTGGATAGTCATGGACCCGGCAGCAGCCAAGCAGCATCCTCTCCTCAGAGGTCTGTGTTTCATGTATGGGGTCCTTCCTCCAAACTTGTAAGTCTTAATAATTCCAACCTCTCCCTTTGTTTCCCTATCCCTAGGGGTGGAAGCTGTTTTCAAAAATTGCTACCTCGGTGAAACTTGGTTCGCTTTTGCCTTCAGTTATCTAGTCAAcaattctttaaagttttttctgTTCAAATAACTTGTGTGGTTTACGTTTCGTGACTATATTCTAAATGATACAGTTCTTGCCCTTTCGGCAAGAATCCTCTcatcccagggacttccctagtggcacagtggttgggagtccgcctgccaatgcaggggacatgggtttgaaccctggtccaggaagatcctgcatgctgtggagcaactaagcccgtaagccatggctactgagcctgcgctctagagcccacgtgccacaactgctgatcccgcgtgcctcaactgctgaggcccgtgtgcctggagcccatgctccacaacgggagaggccaccacaatgagaaggctgcgcgctgtggcgaagacccaacgcagccaaaattaacataaaatgaaatggataagtttatttaaaaaagggaaaaaaagaaaagaatcctctCATCCCAATGCTCTTGTCTTCCTTCTTCTTGAGTCCTTTATAGGTAAACCCAGGCACTTCCACAGCTTTAACCACCACCTATGTGCAGACAACTTCCAACCAACCAATATGAATGTAATAAAAACAGAGTTTTGTACATGTCTCTGTAACAGCACTCATCAGCCCTTGTTATTTACCAGacaatttctcttccagattgtAAACTCTTACAGGATAGGGACCATGTCAGATACAACCCTAGTGTCTGATACAGTAcgtggcacagagtaggtgtccACGAAAGAAATGCAGAATTAATGATTGATAAttgaattttctttatctgtctCTAAAATGGAACATTTCATCAAGGTCTCAAATAATCAAAGCTGCAATTCAGGCTAATATCCCCGGCTTCAAATGCTAGGTACACACAGTTTAATCTTACCTTCAATACAGAGGTCTGTTATACTCCCATCCTCCACATTGCATAACAGTCCTTGAGCAGAAGGAGGTAAGAGGGGGATGGTTAAcagataaaagagaaacaaatccaGAAAGGCACACTGTGAATTCTAAGACTAACAGCAGCTTTAAGCAATGTCCCAGCTAAATTCTATCCTCAGCACCAAACCCCAGATTTTCAGTAACCCACTCTGGctttgaaaggataaaaataGTCAGCATGGCACAGCACAAAAACTGTGTGTTCTGGAGTCTCTAACAGACCTAGAGTAAAATTCCAGTTCTGCCAGCTGTTAGCTGAGACCTCCCTGAGCCTTGGAGATCATCCTCTCTCCCTTAAAAGACTGCCCTGGCAGTTAAAAGTCTGAAAAGCCTCCAGCAGAGAAAAGCACCCAATTCGAGTTAGCTCCCTTCCTCCCTAAAAGGGCTCATTCCATAGGACATTATAATTGTATTAAAAGAAGGGAccttttgggtttccctggtggcgcagtggttgagagtccgcctgctgatgcaggggacacgggttcgtgccccggtccgggaagatcccacatgccgcggagcggctgggcccgtgagctatgactgctgagcctgcgcgtctggagcctgtgctccacaacgggagaggccacaactgtgagaggcccgtgtaccggggggaaaaaaaaaaaagaagggacctTTTAATCcatctcattttacacatgaagaaactgaggtacagaagagaagaagtaactCAATCAGGGTCACACTCAGATCAGCAGACTCCAGATCTGACCTCTAATCCTGTTCAAAGACCACAGAGACTGGACTTTTTGAAAGATCACACATTTCCTACATTCATCTTCACACTTTTACTAACCTCTGAGCTGTGGTAAAGCCAGTTACCATACAATGCATCGTGTATCTTACAAAGGGGACAATTTCTTCATTATTATGACAAAACAACTTACTAGTAAGTTAAACTGTTACATCGCAAAAAGTCTAAACTATGGTTCCAAGACCATTTCTCCAAGACCCCAAAAGCAAATGTACAAGGTATACATGCAAAATTCATGCCAAGTTTTCCTTTCAATCTCACCGAAAAGCATGCTTATGAAGTGGATACAGACTCTCTGATCCTGAGCCACCAGCTGCATGACCAGGGAGGCATGCCTCATGAGAGCATCTCGGAAGCCGGACAGCACGTGCTTCTTGCGCACCAACTTGGagcagatgaagaaaaatattcaatagCAACCGAGTCTCAGCCATTCTGAACCCAAACAAGTgtaatttccaaatataattaCAAGATAATACTGGTAGAATCATCTAAACTATGGAGTATGAAAAAGGGCATCATTTACACACAGGAATCCATGTGTTCAAACAAAGGATTATACGAGAGTGAAGGTTCCTAATAAAGtatatttacatagcactttACTGTTCACAAATCACTCATTTGTCAACTAGTTCATTTAAGCCTAATGAGTTGGTAAAGCAAGCAAAAACagatattattatcaccattttggagatgagaaaactgaggctcagacaccTTCCCAAGGACTCAAATCCAAGTATCCAACCAGGTGTTGTCCAAGGTTAGGGCTCTTTCCACAGTCTGTGAGAGTGATACTGGGGGCCATTCATGAGCCTCACTGAGGTAGGTAGAGAAAAATTCATTCTTCCTTTCAATGTAGATATAAATCTTCACACTCAATTCACCTCCCTATACAGGGAACTGGGTAGCAGCTGTGCAAAGTACTCAAGACAATAGCAAAACTTAGGTCAAAAAAGGGGTGTGCACCGAGGATAGAACTGGAACATGGGTACAACTGACTACATCACCCCTTCGACTGGTGAAAACTGAAGCTAAGAAAAGTGTGTTCAATAAAAGGTGGAAAAGTTGCATCTCTTACTGCCTCTAAAGTGTGTAATTCTCCTGTTCTCCTTCACCAGTTCCTCCCACATAATGCATTAAGCTAGTGATCTAAATGAGTTACTCAAAAAATTTCCATGACGTCCCTTCACCTGACAGATTAAATCCAAGCTCCTTAGCTTGGACTCAAACTCAAAGGAAGTAATCTCAACCCTGGCTGTCCAATCTCACCTCCCTCAACTGCCCTTCAAACACATTCTGATTACCTCCCCAAACTCATCCTTGCTAATCCTTGCCTCCTGGAAGAAGCTCCCCCATTTCCTCTAGCCCAAATCTCACCCATCTTCTCAAGCATAATTCAAATGCTTCCTCCTCTAAAGAACCTTTCCTAATTTCACTCCTTAACCCACACAGCACTTGACCACAAATATGTCCACCTTCTAAATTCCCAGGAATGCgttctcttattttcttccctACTTCATTGTCTTATTCATCTCTATCTCTCACTGTCCAACAATGGCAGCCTCAGAACTCTAGCCTCAGTGATGCTGCAGATGTTACCAGCTAGCCCAGCGGTTCTCAGAGTACATAGTCTTTGGATCCCTGAGGGTGCCCAAAACACTTTCAGGGGATCCACAAGATCAAAATTACTTCCATATAATACTAAGTTGCTATTTGCCTTTTCCACTTAATCTCTTACAAGTGTACAGCATTTTTCAAAGGGGGCATGTCACAACAGataaaatgcagaaatatatGAGAACCCAGCTGTcctctattaagccagacattaaaaagatttgcaaaaatgtaaaacaaagacaTTCCTtgccctcttttttgttttgaaaatagttatttttattttttaaatcatttatgccacagaactgtacactaaaaTAGTAAATTGTATGTTATCAATACCTATATTTTgccaaaataaaaaggattatattaatatgtaatggactattatttttataaatttattcatttatttttggctgtgttgggtcttcgttacggtgcacgggcttctcattgtggtagcttctcttgttgtggagcacgggctataggcatgcgggcttcagtagttatgacaCGCgagctcactagttgtggcacacaggcttagttacttcacagcatgtgggatcttcccggaccagggatcgaacccgtgttccctgcattggcaggtggattctcaactactgcaccaccagggaagtcctattattatttttaaatgaatactttaaacttttgttatttttaatacagtaaataaacaaaagctctttgggggtcctcaacacttttaaaaagtgtaaagccagacttccctgatggcacaatggttgagaatctgtctgccaatgcaggggacacaggttcgatccctggtcggggaagatcccacatgctacggagcaactaagcccgtgcaccacaacgactgagcctgcgctctagagcccgcgagccacaactaccaagcccacatgccacaactactgagcccgcatgcctagagaccatgctcccaacaagagaaaccactgcaatgagaagcccacgcactgcgatgaagagtagccccccttggccgcaactagagaaagcccggtagcaacgaagacccaacacagacaaaaataaataaataattttttttaaaaaaagtgtaaagCCATCCCTAGAGCAAAAATTTGAGAACCGCTGATCTAGCtcatcccccacccacccacgGCAACAATTCCAGCCCTGTGACTCTGAGAGAACAGTCATCTCCCAAACTCTTCTTGGAGGTCTCCACGGACAAAAAATTCACTGCGAAGGTGGGTAGGCATTGAAGGAACAGGCCGCCCACGCTTCAGCCACCTCTGCCTCTCAGAAagctcctcccctcaccccactcctGCTGGGCCGTAACTTCCACTCTTCCTGCCGCCACTGAGCCCAAGGGGCCCCCTCCTCCCATTCGCACAGTCGGAAAGCGAAGGAATAAGCCCCCAGGGTGCGCGCGCCTTGCCCTCAGGCTGAGCGGGGACTCAAGTGGGAGGGAGCCTGAGTGAAGGCTAAATCCTGGAGAAGTGGTGAGAGGGTCAGCAAAGGGCAGGGCAGCTGAGAGAAGGGCTTACGGGAAGGTGGGAACGCGTGCCAGTGAGTCTAGGCTGGGGGCCCTGGGAGCCCCGGGTTTAGTGCGGACAGGGTAGGCCCACTTGAGGCGCAAGGCCAGGGTCTGGGCCTCCTTTGGAAAGGGGATGCTGAGCGGTCTGCGGGGTAGGCCGCCGTGGCCGGTAAGGGGGTGGGCCTGTTTAGGGGCTAGATTTAACAAGGCGGGTGGGCCTGGCTTAGTTTCGGGGAAGGTGCGCCCGGTTGAAGGGAGCTGCTCCCGCCCGGTTGGTGAGGGAAATGCCAGTTCGCACCGATACGCTAGGCTCCGGCAGCAGCTCCAGCGCGCAGGCCAGGCAGAGGCGTGGGGGCACAGGCAGCAGCCAGCGCGGGTCGTGCCGGTAATGGGCCCTCTCGAAGAGCAGCGCCGCCTCTTCGTCCCTCCCGGGCCCGGGAAGGCCTGCCGTTGGCTCCCTCACAGCCATCTCTCCGCTTGCTTTCTACCACTGCAGTACCTTTTCCCGCTCAGTTCTTGCGCAAGCGCACTTGGCAGAGCTCGACGCGGGCGCGTGGGGAGAAGGGTAATGCGCCTGCGCGAACCGAATGCCAGCCAGTCTCAGGAGAGCAGCGGCCCCTGTGGGCGGGTGACTGCGCCTCAGGAGTCGGAAGAGCGTACCTCTAAGCCCCAAGCTGTTTGCTCTTGGAGCCTGCAGGAATTCGTCTTTACTACGCCGAAGGTTGAAAAGCATTTATAAAGACTCTGTTATTAGCcttgaaaaagtaagaaaaggaaacaatctaTTTCTGGTATTTAAAAAGTAAACGATCTCAGGGATTTTTATCGAAAAACTATCAgctctattattttaaatttacgtGGCACCTTTCAAACAATCTAAGGTGACACCTTTCAGAGATTCTAAGATGATCCCCTTAAACTATCGTCTCACAGAGGGCTGCACAGTACTTGCGATTTTGTGAGCACAGAAGGTATACTGAAGAAAATATAGTTTGTTGTTAAGTGTATTAACAAAACCCGTCAATCTACAAGTATTTAATTAGCGCCAAAGTGCCCAGCAACCGGTTAGTGTTAAAGGAGATAAGTTCAAGAGATGTTTTCTACATTCAGAAGCAGTGTGACGGAGTAGAAAAAGTGCTTTCCATGgcaaaataatttggaaaacaatttttttttttaatgtagtatcATGAACTGATTCTTGAGAAAAGTAGATTTAATATGGAAAAATCCTCGTTAAAATGCTAAGTGTACAAAAGATGCAGAATTATATACATaagtatgtaaaataaataagcaaacatttattcaacacCATTAAATTATATTATAGCAGTAATATATGTTCagtgaagaaaatagaagaaaaaataatattttgatatattttcttctagtctttttcTATACCTTTTTACAACAGCAACATACAAAGGTGTGTAAACTTTTctcagaaaaaatatatcatgtaCATCTTCCATATAATTAAACATTAttctatgtttacttttttaatgtcaACAAATTATGTATTCTTTTAGACAAAATTTGGAGCCAGGAACTCTGCTATGATCTAGAGGATTCAAAAGTGAGCAAGAgacagtccctgtcctcaagtaACTAGAACTAgtcaaggagaaagagaagcaaattaTTACAATTGGGTAcatttgtattagttatctattgctgcataacaatcCATGTAACGGATTGAATGGTGACCCTCAAAAAGACACCTCCATgtctgctgtggactgaattgtgtccaccAGATtcagatgttgaagtcctaacccctaatgtgactgtatttggagatagggcctttaagggggtaattaagtttaaatgaagtcataagggtgaCACCCTAATCCAACAGGATTGGAggccttataaaaagaggaagagagaaagatctATCTCTCTCTTTATGTATAGGCattgaggaaaggccatgtgaggacataatGAAAAGGTGACCATCtctaagccaggaagagagctctcaccagaaaccaaattagccaaaaccttgatcttgaacttctagcctatagaactgtgagaaaataaacttttgttgtttaagccacccatgctgtattattttgttatagcagctggaGCAAACTAATGTAACATCCGAAATCCCCACAACCTGTAAATTACCTTTTTTCCAAAGGATCTTTACAGTTGGAATTAAAGATCTTGAAATGAAGATATCATCCAGAGTATccagtgggccctaaatccaatgataaCTGTCTTgagaagagacacacagagtAAAGGAGGAGGCACTGTgaccatggaggcagagattggagtgacggTGCCACAAGCCAACAAATGcctgcagccaccagaagctggaagagacaaggaacgGATTGCCCTCTAGAGCCTTTGGTAGCAGTgtagccctgctgacatcttgatttcattCAGACTTTCGGCCTCCAGaacagagagaataaatttcagttgttttaagccaccaagtttgtggtaatttgttacagtcgccatagaaaactaacacaccccaatatttagcagcttaaaacaacaaacatttattatctcatagtttctgtggatcaggaatccAGGCATGGCTTAGCAAGGTGACCCTGGCTCAAAGTCTCTCCTGAGGTTGTACTCATCTCAAGGCTCACTAGGGCcaaaggatctgcttccaagttcaCTCAAATGATTGGTGGCAGGATTCATTTCCTCAAAGGCTACCGGACTGAGGGCCTCACTTTCTTGAGGGCTGTTATCCAATGGctgcctcagttccttgccacgtgTGCCTTTCCATAAGGCAGTGCACAAAAATGGAAGCAAGCAAGAGAATTGAGAGAAGGACAAGCAAGAGAATTGAGAGAACAAGCAAGAGAACAAGCAAGGGAATTGAGAGAAGGTACCCAAGATGGAAGCTACAGCCTTTGTAACCTGTTCTCAGAAGTGACATTCCATCATTTCTGCTGTATCCTATTCGTTGGAAGTGAGTCGCTGGATCCAATCCACACTCGAGGAGAGGAGAATACACAGGGTGTGAATACCAGAAGGTAGGGAGCATTGGGAGCCTTCTTAGAGCCTGCCAACCCCAGTATAACTGCCGTAGTAGTGGTAGGCAACACATaggaagaaaaacatcaaaacatTAACTGGGTGATGGGATTATggattgtttttcccttttttgaattttctaaacTAATGAGCATGTATGGGTTTgacaatgaatttaaaaataggaaagctaaatgaaagggaagaaaggaagggagaaaggaaagaagtgggGGAGGataaaggagagaggaggagaaaacctGAATTGAATTTTCTGAATTAAATTTGAGTTCTGTGAATCTGCTTCAACCTGCTGAAGCTATCTACAGAAGTATCACAAGACATAATGCCTTTTAGCTAAGAAGTTTCAGACTTGATTGAAAAAAACAATTAGCTCCAGGATGTCCTGGAGGGTGAGGTGAGGGAAAACAACAAGGTATTAGGGTTGCCAGCGCTTGAGAATTGAAGAGGTGGAAATGGTTTTTCCATGAAATTTGTTCACAGGCAGCAGAATCCCAGCAGGGCAGATACTCAGTGATCAGCTCCCTTCCTTGTGACTGAAAGGACCTGAATAAGTGTCCGGTGCAGAGCACCACCCCTCCCACAAGCAGCTGAGGCTATTTGAGCATCCGACCTCAATCAGAATTAGCTTGGAATAGGACAGGACTGAACTATGATAGAAACTTCAGTAAACCTTCCTCTGAGGAACTGGAGAGGGGAGGTGTTAGGAGATGGCATTGGGCTGACCCACATTCCCTGAACCTTCAAAACTATAGAGTAGAAGTAGCTTCTATCCCACCCACAAAGTATCCCAGACCCCCAAAGGGGGGCGCTTATAAAACGTGTACCAAAGAAATCAGAACCCCACAGGGCCCAAATAACCAATTTTAATAGAGGTTATTTTATCATCCCCTTTGGGAGTAAGCAGACCACTCTCCTGCCTTCTCTGACGTGTTTTGAGGATTCTGAACCCACTGCCTACTTCCTAAAGCCATGCTGGAGCAGGAAACCCCTCAAACGCTTCATAAGGCCAAACTTTTGGGGGGCTGGTGGATTCCTTGGGGCCCCATGTGGGTTCTCAATTTcctcaagtttttttgttttgggaagAGCAACCCGAGCACCGCAGTGACCTGGTGGCTGAAGGTCCCTCTTCAAAGAAGCGTGGTCTCTGATGCTGTCCTCCCTTGCATGTGGGTCACCCACTTCGGGAAGCAGGATAGGATCAGGATCCCTCACACTCACGTTGGGGGCTAAGTGCTGGGGCTTGGCCCGGTGTGGGGACCAGGAAATCCGCTTCAAAAAGCTCATGCTCAGCCTTGCTGCAGCAGAGTGCAGACTCCTTTTGGAGCTGAAGGTGTCTGTGGAACAGGAGGAAGGCTgctgcccagcccctctgccttcctccGGCTCCAGGCTTCCTCTTCTCCTGTGTGTGGGCTGCTGACATTTGAATCTGGGGGCCTCCTGAGATGCGCGCTCCTTCCTCCAGTGGTCTGCCCCAGAGTATGAGATCCTCGCTCTGCCGGGAGCCCTCTCTGCCATCTGGGAGACCCCTGGCCTGACCATTTTCCTGCTCCCGCTGTTCTCACTGGAGGGTTCTTGGACGCTTTCTTGGCCACACCAGCTACTAGATTCTGCTGCAGGCCTGGGGTTCCTGGGAGCAGTGAGCTTGGCCCTGGGAGGAGCCTCTTTCTGGACATCCTGTCGTTCTCTGAGGCCCCCTGGTGGTCTGACTCTCTTAGGCTTTTCAGGATGGATAGAAACGCCCATTGGCTCTGTCTGGTGTGGTCTACGCCTCTCCAGAGCTCTGGCCTGCGTAGGAGGTTTTGAGCTTTTCCTTTCTTGGCGCCGAACACTCTGGGACCTCTCTGGGGACTTAAGGCCtggcctggggccctgggccCCACAATGCCTTTCCTGCTGCCCCTGCAGCTCACAGGCCTTGTGTAACCCAGGAAGCCTCACCCCCTCAAGGGGCAGTGGGCATGGTGCTAAGAAGTTAAAGTGCAAGTAGGATTCTAGGATCTGCTGGAGGAGGCCCCACTTCAGGTGTGCAATCTTCTGCTGCATAAGGGACTCCAGGAGCAGTAGCTGGCACTTCGTGAGGACTGGCCACTTCGGCAGGATGGTGAGGGCAGTGGGAAAATCCACCAGAGCTGTGGCAGCTTGGGGGGCTTGGCCACATGAGACAGAGGGACAGGCAGAGGGCAGGCCCGGGGCAGCAGCCAAAGACTGTGGGTTCCAGAGCTGTCGAGTCAGGCCAGAGGTCTTCCCTGGAACCACTCCTTTGTCCCTTTGTCGGCTTTTCTGGAGTTTAGGTTGGGCCTGCCAGGAGGCTGGAATGACACTGTGCTTCCTGGCAGTGGCCGTGCTCTGGCTGGCCAAAtgctctccctccccactggcaAGCAGGAAGAGTTCATTCTGGTGGGGGAGAGCCTTCATCTCAGGACAGGAAGCAGAGGCCACAGCCTGTTCCTGGTCCATGGCCCCGTATCCAGAGCCAGTGAGGGCTGGGGGCCCCTCACACCCAGAACACTCAACTCGGAGATTGCCTTTAGCAGCATCCTTTCCTCTGACTTGGCCCTTGTTTCTTCCCCTTAGTACTCGAAGCCTTCCAGCATCCTCAGCTCTGCACTTTCTCTGGCTCCCTACATCCTGGATTTCTGCGGCGTCCTCATCTTCACCCTTATTCTGGCTGCCTTGCCCTTGTATCTGGATCTCTCCAATGATTTCACTTCTTAACTCTCTCTTCTCTTGGATTTGAAATTCTGCACCATTCTCACCTCCCATCTGCtcctctttcttccattctgCTGAATGAGTTTCTACATCAATTTTACTTGCTAATTCTCCCCAATTCTCTGCCTCAGATGCCTGGGCATTTGCACCATCCTTGCCTCTAATGTGTTCCTGATTTTTCCACTTCAGTATGAGAATCCTTCCACTAATTTCACTGTTTAACTGATGCTGGTTTTCTTCCCCAAGTTCCTGAGTCTCTTTACCATGTTCACCTATAACGCCTCTCAGGTTTCTCTTCCCTGTTGCCTGGATGTCTGTACTATTCTCATCAACAAACTGCTCCTGATTCCTCCTTCCTGGTAGATGGGTCTCTACATGAGGTACACCTCTTAATTGTCTCTGGTTCTCTGCCTCGGGTGCCAGGATATTTGCACCATCTTCATCTCCGTTCTTTCTCTGGTCTCTC is part of the Phocoena sinus isolate mPhoSin1 chromosome 10, mPhoSin1.pri, whole genome shotgun sequence genome and encodes:
- the LOC116760502 gene encoding uncharacterized protein LOC116760502, with the translated sequence MRHDTCFGPTPEFSFSPGKFRGLDAQQWAQNKRGEYWRSHQDSWTQHLLSCQHPGQGLPWDAYTPLEHIFCTTSFSSTCMLAQDSSWEAWQVPRCRSDDQTHLICKPLPPALDMCQRMEQLLVHSPEEPVPLEHIVDMRCHPTSMASRPNLPSAQRLQFCSREFLPVPSNQQVGMPIWKSWRCPREAWAPGRENWTLGREDSRETQAPGWVNQRERRGEDAWEIQASGRQLPINFGMEDKAEPKVLELGRQRLVISKAVGEILTPWWENQDQVRVENRAESQKLRKRTRRDAGGENLPETQARRGEKQKQLRCKIDAETQTLMWETQDRSRNKDAIETQSFEKNKKEARGEDEGETQAQGLRKQGQTGIENGGETQLSGWGKQDQIKGDNNIEIQAEKRRRKGQFGGENAVQIQISGRENLGEVKKEDGLETQALGWGKQECIQSENVTEIQTPGWEMQDQNGSEKAGKVQVFRVEIQKQLRHELQVGWGNQGLKIGEDSWESQISRRKNLREIREEDWVVIQARFWGDQKPVASEIGREFKIPCWGNQDQIGGEHRAEIQALEKRDQRKNGDEDGANILAPEAENQRQLRGVPHVETHLPGRRNQEQFVDENSTDIQATGKRNLRGVIGEHGKETQELGEENQHQLNSEISGRILILKWKNQEHIRGKDGANAQASEAENWGELASKIDVETHSAEWKKEEQMGGENGAEFQIQEKRELRSEIIGEIQIQGQGSQNKGEDEDAAEIQDVGSQRKCRAEDAGRLRVLRGRNKGQVRGKDAAKGNLRVECSGCEGPPALTGSGYGAMDQEQAVASASCPEMKALPHQNELFLLASGEGEHLASQSTATARKHSVIPASWQAQPKLQKSRQRDKGVVPGKTSGLTRQLWNPQSLAAAPGLPSACPSVSCGQAPQAATALVDFPTALTILPKWPVLTKCQLLLLESLMQQKIAHLKWGLLQQILESYLHFNFLAPCPLPLEGVRLPGLHKACELQGQQERHCGAQGPRPGLKSPERSQSVRRQERKSSKPPTQARALERRRPHQTEPMGVSIHPEKPKRVRPPGGLRERQDVQKEAPPRAKLTAPRNPRPAAESSSWCGQESVQEPSSENSGSRKMVRPGVSQMAERAPGRARISYSGADHWRKERASQEAPRFKCQQPTHRRRGSLEPEEGRGAGQQPSSCSTDTFSSKRSLHSAAARLSMSFLKRISWSPHRAKPQHLAPNVSVRDPDPILLPEHGFRK